From Natrinema amylolyticum, the proteins below share one genomic window:
- a CDS encoding DUF6517 family protein encodes MNRRTVIAGLGAAGLAGLSGCLGLLGMAEHESSPAGVEADAREETGYEQTAIEALPVERDVGPTNETVTVTNHMTKHEKSVDMGLLGSRRGAVFNVLTTPQVSIVGKELNPVGEMSTQELMDLVRSNYDGIDNISHDEDSDITILEQSTTQSQFTADAEFDGEDVPVNIYITEAVEADEDLLVTIGVYPEYVERQEEPNIAALTEAVTTDVDEGASSGDGGSDDGGSDDGGNESTDDGGNESTDGSDDNQTDDGSDSNESDDGVLG; translated from the coding sequence ATGAATCGACGAACCGTCATCGCGGGACTCGGAGCCGCCGGCCTCGCCGGCCTGTCGGGCTGTCTGGGGCTGCTTGGGATGGCCGAACACGAATCGTCACCCGCCGGCGTCGAAGCCGACGCTCGCGAGGAGACGGGCTACGAACAGACCGCCATCGAAGCGCTCCCCGTCGAGCGGGACGTCGGACCGACGAACGAGACCGTCACGGTCACCAACCACATGACTAAACACGAGAAGTCGGTCGACATGGGGCTGCTCGGCAGCCGCCGCGGTGCCGTCTTCAACGTGTTGACGACGCCGCAGGTGAGCATCGTCGGCAAGGAACTCAACCCCGTCGGAGAGATGTCGACGCAGGAGCTCATGGATCTCGTCAGGAGCAACTACGACGGGATCGACAACATCTCCCACGATGAGGACTCCGATATCACGATCCTCGAACAGTCGACGACCCAGTCGCAGTTCACCGCCGACGCGGAGTTCGACGGCGAGGACGTCCCCGTCAACATCTACATCACCGAGGCCGTCGAGGCCGACGAGGACCTGCTCGTGACCATCGGCGTCTATCCCGAGTACGTCGAACGCCAGGAGGAACCGAACATCGCGGCGCTCACCGAAGCGGTGACCACTGATGTGGACGAGGGGGCCTCGAGCGGGGACGGCGGATCCGACGATGGCGGGTCCGACGACGGTGGAAACGAGAGCACCGACGACGGCGGGAACGAGAGCACGGACGGGAGCGACGACAACCAAACCGACGACGGAAGCGACAGCAACGAGAGCGACGACGGCGTTCTCGGCTGA
- a CDS encoding acyl-CoA dehydrogenase family protein — protein sequence MEFDLPDEHRMIRETVRDFCEREIEPIAQEIEDEHRFPAEIFEQLADLDMMGVPIDEAYGGLGGDTLMYALVAEELGRVSGAIGLSYVAHTSLASKPIELFGSDAQKERWLRPLAEGEYLGGWALTEPGSGSDASDMDTTAERDGDEWVLNGTKQFITNASEAGSILVKAVTEPDAGYDGISTFIVDPRADDGFEVTTVWDKMGLNASPTCEITLENVRLPEDRLLGAEGDGWEQTKKTLDGGRISIAALSTGLAQGAYEHAKEYSTEREQFGQPISEFDAIRDTVVDMHRKTERARLLTRKAAWKYDRGEPVTEASALAKLDASEAAREVAEDAVQVLGGYGYTTDFAPQRFYRDAKLMEIGEGTSEIQHLVIGRELGL from the coding sequence ATGGAGTTCGACCTGCCCGACGAGCACCGGATGATCCGGGAGACCGTCAGGGACTTCTGCGAGCGGGAGATCGAGCCGATCGCCCAGGAGATCGAGGACGAGCATCGGTTCCCCGCGGAGATCTTCGAGCAGCTCGCCGATCTCGATATGATGGGCGTGCCCATCGACGAGGCGTACGGCGGGCTCGGCGGTGATACGCTCATGTACGCGCTGGTCGCCGAGGAACTCGGCCGCGTCTCCGGCGCGATCGGACTCTCCTACGTCGCCCACACGTCGCTCGCGTCGAAACCCATCGAACTGTTCGGCTCCGACGCCCAGAAAGAGCGGTGGCTGCGCCCGCTCGCCGAGGGCGAGTATCTCGGCGGCTGGGCACTGACCGAACCCGGAAGCGGGTCCGACGCGTCGGATATGGATACTACCGCCGAGCGGGACGGAGACGAGTGGGTTCTGAACGGCACCAAGCAGTTCATTACGAACGCCTCCGAAGCGGGCTCGATCCTCGTGAAAGCGGTCACGGAGCCCGACGCGGGCTACGACGGCATCTCGACGTTCATCGTCGACCCGCGCGCGGACGACGGCTTCGAGGTGACGACCGTCTGGGACAAGATGGGACTCAACGCGTCGCCGACCTGCGAAATAACTCTCGAGAACGTGCGCCTCCCCGAGGATCGCCTGCTCGGCGCGGAAGGCGACGGCTGGGAGCAGACGAAGAAGACCCTCGACGGGGGCCGCATCTCCATCGCCGCGCTCTCGACGGGGCTCGCGCAGGGAGCCTACGAACACGCCAAGGAGTACAGTACGGAACGCGAGCAGTTCGGACAGCCGATCTCCGAGTTCGACGCGATCCGAGACACGGTCGTCGACATGCACCGGAAGACCGAGCGAGCGCGACTCCTCACCCGCAAGGCCGCCTGGAAGTACGATCGGGGAGAGCCGGTGACCGAGGCGTCGGCGCTGGCGAAACTCGACGCCAGCGAGGCCGCCCGCGAGGTCGCCGAGGACGCCGTCCAGGTGCTCGGCGGCTACGGCTACACGACCGATTTCGCTCCGCAGCGGTTCTACCGCGACGCGAAACTCATGGAGATCGGCGAGGGGACCAGCGAAATTCAGCACCTGGTCATCGGCCGAGAACTCGGACTCTGA